Genomic DNA from Nonomuraea rubra:
CAAGGGGCGTCGTCGTGTCGCAGGGAGCCCGGGCGACCCTTGACGACGTGGCAGTCGCGGCCGGCCTGACCCGCGGGGCGGTGATCTACCACTACAGCTCGAAGAACGCGCTGTGGATCGCGCTGGCCCGCGACGCGATTGCCCAGTTCCACCAGGCAGTGCAGGACCGCGTCGAGGACGGCCGGGCGCCTGGCCGTCTGGCACGCGCCTTCATCCGTGCGTCGCTGGAGGGCGACCAGATCGACGCGGTCGGCGAGCGGTTGTTCCTCCTGGCCGCCCTCGCGGCTGCCCCTGGTGTCCCCGAGCTCGTCGCCGAGGACGGGGTCCGCTGGAAGGCGGAGATGGCCGAAGACGGACTCTCCCTGGGAGCACGGACCGTCATCCTCAACGCCGTCGACGGCGCCGGTTTGATGACGGGATGGGGGCTCAAGCCCGACCGCGCGGAGCTCGTCGCCCTGCGCACCGAGCTGGAGAACCTCACCACTCCCGGCTCCTAACACCGCT
This window encodes:
- a CDS encoding TetR/AcrR family transcriptional regulator → MGRTAGRGPEDTKRLILDAARGVVVSQGARATLDDVAVAAGLTRGAVIYHYSSKNALWIALARDAIAQFHQAVQDRVEDGRAPGRLARAFIRASLEGDQIDAVGERLFLLAALAAAPGVPELVAEDGVRWKAEMAEDGLSLGARTVILNAVDGAGLMTGWGLKPDRAELVALRTELENLTTPGS